Proteins from a genomic interval of Dermacentor variabilis isolate Ectoservices chromosome 8, ASM5094787v1, whole genome shotgun sequence:
- the LOC142590589 gene encoding monocarboxylate transporter 12-like isoform X1, with protein MSVDTEPKSQVPSGQQLLDQRCSVQSSSSSSSSSSGDGRCRRATPPDGGWGWVVVFASFMINLIADGVSMSFGILFVDLIDYFEQSKGKTAWVGSLYLSMPLLTGPIASSLTDRYGCRRVCIVGSLLAASGFVASYVGTSLEFLFLTFSVSGFGLALCYVTSIVSVAYYFERRRSLATGLAVCGTGIGTFVFAPLTIRLLETYAWQGTLLILAGFFLNMVLSGALMRDLDLFGDDDEDENGTDTQEKTLPSAGGSDQRLCSSLIQLPTYITDQRGAPLDVLSENYNKEKGHLNSLLVQHPNIWNTIDPSSTIKSMPPNFVLPPSKASAATGPTANALGCRDGPNGWGGERRLQQRADSACLRNMRLQRGSLTYRGAMLNIRRYRLRASSCPDIYRNSMLTISGEDKTCQWLSDLKEVLQDSMDVKLFLNGRYTLLCISNFLLNACVDNPYMYLPDSAIQLGVDKDRASYLISFIGILNTFGVVIVGYLGDKSWLEPTLLYSLLTAISGAAIAVLPMVSSYMALSLLSSVYGFAISANYTLVPVILVNLISLDNFTGAYGLLLLIQGVAGLMGPPIAGWLCDTTGAYDATFYFSGLSILASGVLMLPVASSWRCQNPASFNNRDTDSTSSSSATAATTERRKHVTTVLLPQNGANPAVAKFSEEAAAPHETLALVSNGICV; from the exons ATGTCTGTGGACACAGAGCCCAAGTCTCAGGTGCCTTCTGGCCAGCAACTGCTAGACCAGCGTTGTTCGGTGCAGTCTTcatcttcgtcgtcgtcatcgtcatcgggCGATGGTCGCTGCCGCCGTGCCACGCCACCAGACGGTGGCTGGGGCTGGGTGGTCGTGTTTGCCTCCTTCATGATCAACCTAATCGCCGACGGGGTCTCCATGTCGTTCGGCATCCTCTTCGTCGACCTCATCGACTACTTTGAACAGAGCAAGGGCAAGACAGCTTGGGTGGGCTCTCTCTACCTGAGCATGCCACTACTCACGGGCCCCATCGCGTCATCACTGACCGACCGCTATGGCTGCCGGCGCGTCTGCATCGTGGGCTCGCTTCTAGCTGCCAGTGGCTTTGTGGCTTCCTACGTTGGCACGTCCCTCgagtttctttttctcacgttCAGCGTGTCTGGCTTTGGCCTGGCCCTCTGCTACGTAACGTCCATCGTAAGCGTTGCCTACTACTTTGAGAGGCGACGGTCACTAGCCACTGGTCTGGCTGTCTGCGGCACAGGCATTGGAACGTTCGTCTTCGCTCCTCTGACCATCCGCCTGCTCGAAACATATGCCTGGCAGGGAACGCTGCTCATTCTGGCTGGCTTCTTTCTCAACATGGTGCTTTCTGGTGCCCTCATGAGAGACCTCGACCTCTTTGGCGATGACGACGAAGATGAGAACGGCACAGACACTCAAGAGAAGACCCTGCCCTCTGCCGGAGGAAGTGACCAGAGGCTCTGCAGCTCGCTCATTCAGCTTCCGACGTACATCACGGACCAGCGCGGTGCGCCCCTGGACGTGTTGTCCGAGAACTACAACAAGGAGAAGGGCCACCTGAACTCACTTCTGGTACAGCACCCCAATATCTGGAACACCATCGACCCTAGCTCGACCATCAAGAGCATGCCACCCAACTTTGTGCTTCCACCTTCAAAGGCCAGTGCCGCGACTGGCCCAACAGCGAACGCCCTGGGATGCCGTGACGGGCCGAACGGCTGGGGTGGCGAGCGCCGTCTGCAGCAGCGGGCTGACTCGGCGTGCCTGCGTAACATGCGGCTCCAGCGGGGCAGCCTCACATACCGCGGTGCCATGCTTAACATCCGCCGCTATCGGCTCCGAGCATCGAGCTGCCCCGACATCTACCGCAACAGCATGTTGACCATCAGTGGAGAGGACAAG ACGTGCCAGTGGCTGAGCGACTTGAAGGAGGTGCTGCAGGATTCTATGGACGTTAAGCTGTTCCTCAACGGCCGCTACACACTACTGTGTATCTCCAACTTCCTGCTCAACGCGTGCGTTGACAACCCCTACATGTACCTGCCCGACAGCGCCATCCAGCTGGGTGTTGACAAGGACCGGGCCTCCTACCTCATCTCCTTCATTGGCATCCTCAACACCTTTGGCGTG GTGATAGTGGGCTACCTGGGCGACAAGTCGTGGCTGGAGCCCACGCTGCTCTACAGCCTGCTGACGGCCATCAGCGGAGCGGCCATTGCGGTGCTGCCCATGGTGAGCAGCTACATGGCCCTGTCCCTGCTGAGCTCGGTGTACGGCTTTGCCATCTCTGCCAACTACACGCTGGTGCCGGTCATCCTGGTGAACCTCATCTCACTGGACAACTTCACGGGCGCCTATGGCCTCCTTTTGCTCATCCAGGGAGTGGCTGGCCTCATGGGACCCCCCATTGCAG GCTGGCTGTGCGACACGACCGGTGCGTACGATGCCACCTTCTACTTCAGCGGCCTGAGCATCCTTGCCTCGGGCGTGCTCATGCTGCCCGTGGCCAGCAGCTGGCGCTGCCAGAACCCTGCCTCCTTCAATAACCGTGACACTGACAGCACGTCCTCCTCTTCAGCAACCGCCGCCACCACCGAGAGGCGCAAGCACGTCACGACGGTCCTCCTCCCGCAGAACGGCGCCAACCCTGCTGTGGCTAAATTCAGTGAAGAGGCGGCGGCTCCACACGAGACCCTGGCACTAGTCAGCAACGGCATCTGCGTGTGA
- the LOC142590589 gene encoding monocarboxylate transporter 12-like isoform X3, whose amino-acid sequence MSVDTEPKSQVPSGQQLLDQRCSVQSSSSSSSSSSGDGRCRRATPPDGGWGWVVVFASFMINLIADGVSMSFGILFVDLIDYFEQSKGKTAWVGSLYLSMPLLTGPIASSLTDRYGCRRVCIVGSLLAASGFVASYVGTSLEFLFLTFSVSGFGLALCYVTSIVSVAYYFERRRSLATGLAVCGTGIGTFVFAPLTIRLLETYAWQGTLLILAGFFLNMVLSGALMRDLDLFGDDDEDENGTDTQEKTLPSAGGSDQRLCSSLIQLPTYITDQRGAPLDVLSENYNKEKGHLNSLLVQHPNIWNTIDPSSTIKSMPPNFVLPPSKASAATGPTANALGCRDGPNGWGGERRLQQRADSACLRNMRLQRGSLTYRGAMLNIRRYRLRASSCPDIYRNSMLTISGEDKTCQWLSDLKEVLQDSMDVKLFLNGRYTLLCISNFLLNACVDNPYMYLPDSAIQLGVDKDRASYLISFIGILNTFGVVIVGYLGDKSWLEPTLLYSLLTAISGAAIAVLPMVSSYMALSLLSSVYGFAISANYTLVPVILVNLISLDNFTGAYGLLLLIQGVAGLMGPPIAGNRSTSAAILNELSLNPSPMSNKRMAEKDKRREKECARSHSLANSVQGALKRQHLNSSRQLDYIPGGYYECTCVNVQNMC is encoded by the exons ATGTCTGTGGACACAGAGCCCAAGTCTCAGGTGCCTTCTGGCCAGCAACTGCTAGACCAGCGTTGTTCGGTGCAGTCTTcatcttcgtcgtcgtcatcgtcatcgggCGATGGTCGCTGCCGCCGTGCCACGCCACCAGACGGTGGCTGGGGCTGGGTGGTCGTGTTTGCCTCCTTCATGATCAACCTAATCGCCGACGGGGTCTCCATGTCGTTCGGCATCCTCTTCGTCGACCTCATCGACTACTTTGAACAGAGCAAGGGCAAGACAGCTTGGGTGGGCTCTCTCTACCTGAGCATGCCACTACTCACGGGCCCCATCGCGTCATCACTGACCGACCGCTATGGCTGCCGGCGCGTCTGCATCGTGGGCTCGCTTCTAGCTGCCAGTGGCTTTGTGGCTTCCTACGTTGGCACGTCCCTCgagtttctttttctcacgttCAGCGTGTCTGGCTTTGGCCTGGCCCTCTGCTACGTAACGTCCATCGTAAGCGTTGCCTACTACTTTGAGAGGCGACGGTCACTAGCCACTGGTCTGGCTGTCTGCGGCACAGGCATTGGAACGTTCGTCTTCGCTCCTCTGACCATCCGCCTGCTCGAAACATATGCCTGGCAGGGAACGCTGCTCATTCTGGCTGGCTTCTTTCTCAACATGGTGCTTTCTGGTGCCCTCATGAGAGACCTCGACCTCTTTGGCGATGACGACGAAGATGAGAACGGCACAGACACTCAAGAGAAGACCCTGCCCTCTGCCGGAGGAAGTGACCAGAGGCTCTGCAGCTCGCTCATTCAGCTTCCGACGTACATCACGGACCAGCGCGGTGCGCCCCTGGACGTGTTGTCCGAGAACTACAACAAGGAGAAGGGCCACCTGAACTCACTTCTGGTACAGCACCCCAATATCTGGAACACCATCGACCCTAGCTCGACCATCAAGAGCATGCCACCCAACTTTGTGCTTCCACCTTCAAAGGCCAGTGCCGCGACTGGCCCAACAGCGAACGCCCTGGGATGCCGTGACGGGCCGAACGGCTGGGGTGGCGAGCGCCGTCTGCAGCAGCGGGCTGACTCGGCGTGCCTGCGTAACATGCGGCTCCAGCGGGGCAGCCTCACATACCGCGGTGCCATGCTTAACATCCGCCGCTATCGGCTCCGAGCATCGAGCTGCCCCGACATCTACCGCAACAGCATGTTGACCATCAGTGGAGAGGACAAG ACGTGCCAGTGGCTGAGCGACTTGAAGGAGGTGCTGCAGGATTCTATGGACGTTAAGCTGTTCCTCAACGGCCGCTACACACTACTGTGTATCTCCAACTTCCTGCTCAACGCGTGCGTTGACAACCCCTACATGTACCTGCCCGACAGCGCCATCCAGCTGGGTGTTGACAAGGACCGGGCCTCCTACCTCATCTCCTTCATTGGCATCCTCAACACCTTTGGCGTG GTGATAGTGGGCTACCTGGGCGACAAGTCGTGGCTGGAGCCCACGCTGCTCTACAGCCTGCTGACGGCCATCAGCGGAGCGGCCATTGCGGTGCTGCCCATGGTGAGCAGCTACATGGCCCTGTCCCTGCTGAGCTCGGTGTACGGCTTTGCCATCTCTGCCAACTACACGCTGGTGCCGGTCATCCTGGTGAACCTCATCTCACTGGACAACTTCACGGGCGCCTATGGCCTCCTTTTGCTCATCCAGGGAGTGGCTGGCCTCATGGGACCCCCCATTGCAG GCAACAGGAGTACATCGGCAGCAATCCTGAACGAGCTCAGCCTGAATCCCAGCCCAATGAGCAACAAACGGATGGCTGAGAAGGACAAACGCAGAGAAAAAGAATGTGCTCGGAGTCATTCCTTGGCCAACAGTGTTCAAGGGGCACTGAAGAGACAACATTTAAACAGCAGCAGACAATTAGACTACATTCCTGGTGGTTATTACGAATGTACGTGTGTAAATGTGCAAAACATGTGTTAA
- the LOC142590589 gene encoding monocarboxylate transporter 12-like isoform X2, translated as MSVDTEPKSQVPSGQQLLDQRCSVQSSSSSSSSSSGDGRCRRATPPDGGWGWVVVFASFMINLIADGVSMSFGILFVDLIDYFEQSKGKTAWVGSLYLSMPLLTGPIASSLTDRYGCRRVCIVGSLLAASGFVASYVGTSLEFLFLTFSVSGFGLALCYVTSIVSVAYYFERRRSLATGLAVCGTGIGTFVFAPLTIRLLETYAWQGTLLILAGFFLNMVLSGALMRDLDLFGDDDEDENGTDTQEKTLPSAGGSDQRLCSSLIQLPTYITDQRGAPLDVLSENYNKEKGHLNSLLVQHPNIWNTIDPSSTIKSMPPNFVLPPSKASAATGPTANALGCRDGPNGWGGERRLQQRADSACLRNMRLQRGSLTYRGAMLNIRRYRLRASSCPDIYRNSMLTISGEDKTCQWLSDLKEVLQDSMDVKLFLNGRYTLLCISNFLLNACVDNPYMYLPDSAIQLGVDKDRASYLISFIGILNTFGVVIVGYLGDKSWLEPTLLYSLLTAISGAAIAVLPMVSSYMALSLLSSVYGFAISANYTLVPVILVNLISLDNFTGAYGLLLLIQGVAGLMGPPIAEAAVAEAVMRFNAGNRSTSAAILNELSLNPSPMSNKRMAEKDKRREKECARSHSLANSVQGALKRQHLNSSRQLDYIPGGYYECTCVNVQNMC; from the exons ATGTCTGTGGACACAGAGCCCAAGTCTCAGGTGCCTTCTGGCCAGCAACTGCTAGACCAGCGTTGTTCGGTGCAGTCTTcatcttcgtcgtcgtcatcgtcatcgggCGATGGTCGCTGCCGCCGTGCCACGCCACCAGACGGTGGCTGGGGCTGGGTGGTCGTGTTTGCCTCCTTCATGATCAACCTAATCGCCGACGGGGTCTCCATGTCGTTCGGCATCCTCTTCGTCGACCTCATCGACTACTTTGAACAGAGCAAGGGCAAGACAGCTTGGGTGGGCTCTCTCTACCTGAGCATGCCACTACTCACGGGCCCCATCGCGTCATCACTGACCGACCGCTATGGCTGCCGGCGCGTCTGCATCGTGGGCTCGCTTCTAGCTGCCAGTGGCTTTGTGGCTTCCTACGTTGGCACGTCCCTCgagtttctttttctcacgttCAGCGTGTCTGGCTTTGGCCTGGCCCTCTGCTACGTAACGTCCATCGTAAGCGTTGCCTACTACTTTGAGAGGCGACGGTCACTAGCCACTGGTCTGGCTGTCTGCGGCACAGGCATTGGAACGTTCGTCTTCGCTCCTCTGACCATCCGCCTGCTCGAAACATATGCCTGGCAGGGAACGCTGCTCATTCTGGCTGGCTTCTTTCTCAACATGGTGCTTTCTGGTGCCCTCATGAGAGACCTCGACCTCTTTGGCGATGACGACGAAGATGAGAACGGCACAGACACTCAAGAGAAGACCCTGCCCTCTGCCGGAGGAAGTGACCAGAGGCTCTGCAGCTCGCTCATTCAGCTTCCGACGTACATCACGGACCAGCGCGGTGCGCCCCTGGACGTGTTGTCCGAGAACTACAACAAGGAGAAGGGCCACCTGAACTCACTTCTGGTACAGCACCCCAATATCTGGAACACCATCGACCCTAGCTCGACCATCAAGAGCATGCCACCCAACTTTGTGCTTCCACCTTCAAAGGCCAGTGCCGCGACTGGCCCAACAGCGAACGCCCTGGGATGCCGTGACGGGCCGAACGGCTGGGGTGGCGAGCGCCGTCTGCAGCAGCGGGCTGACTCGGCGTGCCTGCGTAACATGCGGCTCCAGCGGGGCAGCCTCACATACCGCGGTGCCATGCTTAACATCCGCCGCTATCGGCTCCGAGCATCGAGCTGCCCCGACATCTACCGCAACAGCATGTTGACCATCAGTGGAGAGGACAAG ACGTGCCAGTGGCTGAGCGACTTGAAGGAGGTGCTGCAGGATTCTATGGACGTTAAGCTGTTCCTCAACGGCCGCTACACACTACTGTGTATCTCCAACTTCCTGCTCAACGCGTGCGTTGACAACCCCTACATGTACCTGCCCGACAGCGCCATCCAGCTGGGTGTTGACAAGGACCGGGCCTCCTACCTCATCTCCTTCATTGGCATCCTCAACACCTTTGGCGTG GTGATAGTGGGCTACCTGGGCGACAAGTCGTGGCTGGAGCCCACGCTGCTCTACAGCCTGCTGACGGCCATCAGCGGAGCGGCCATTGCGGTGCTGCCCATGGTGAGCAGCTACATGGCCCTGTCCCTGCTGAGCTCGGTGTACGGCTTTGCCATCTCTGCCAACTACACGCTGGTGCCGGTCATCCTGGTGAACCTCATCTCACTGGACAACTTCACGGGCGCCTATGGCCTCCTTTTGCTCATCCAGGGAGTGGCTGGCCTCATGGGACCCCCCATTGCAG AAGCGGCTGTGGCAGAGGCAGTGATGCGATTCAACGCAGGCAACAGGAGTACATCGGCAGCAATCCTGAACGAGCTCAGCCTGAATCCCAGCCCAATGAGCAACAAACGGATGGCTGAGAAGGACAAACGCAGAGAAAAAGAATGTGCTCGGAGTCATTCCTTGGCCAACAGTGTTCAAGGGGCACTGAAGAGACAACATTTAAACAGCAGCAGACAATTAGACTACATTCCTGGTGGTTATTACGAATGTACGTGTGTAAATGTGCAAAACATGTGTTAA